In Helianthus annuus cultivar XRQ/B chromosome 8, HanXRQr2.0-SUNRISE, whole genome shotgun sequence, a single genomic region encodes these proteins:
- the LOC110870094 gene encoding uncharacterized protein LOC110870094: protein MTIKLPPPILFIIITIAVTVTITVTVTASPTSFVYDPELLRLPSDDSISTALCPLSVNPSSCPVKCFRPDPVCGVDNVTYWCGCSEAHCAGVSVAKLGFCDVENGGSGPVSGQALLLVHIVWLIFLGFFVLFGLL, encoded by the coding sequence ATGACCATCAAACTACCACCACCGATCCTCTTTATCATCATCACCATCGCCGTTACCGTTACCATTACCGTTACCGTAACCGCCTCACCGACCTCGTTCGTATACGATCCAGAGCTCCTCCGATTACCGTCCGATGACTCGATCTCCACCGCTCTCTGTCCTCTTTCCGTAAACCCTAGCTCCTGCCCGGTCAAATGCTTCCGGCCGGATCCGGTCTGCGGCGTCGATAACGTCACGTATTGGTGCGGTTGTTCCGAGGCGCATTGTGCCGGTGTTTCTGtagcgaaattagggttttgtgaTGTTGAGAATGGAGGTAGTGGTCCGGTTTCAGGTCAGGCTTTGTTATTGGTTCATATTGTTTGGCTTATTTTTCTTGGATTCTTTGTGTTGTTTGGCCTGCTCTGA